In Primulina huaijiensis isolate GDHJ02 chromosome 4, ASM1229523v2, whole genome shotgun sequence, a genomic segment contains:
- the LOC140975426 gene encoding peptidyl-prolyl cis-trans isomerase FKBP19, chloroplastic isoform X2: MASASAVGSLSNNLPANSATVSVLLPPLTKIPSSSCVPIVCRSLANPLSSSEGNVNSEHWTVIDRRQVVLSSVGFLAAAVCQYQMIEDSAFASEYADMPALRGKDYGKTKMRYPDYTETNSGLQYKDLRLGSGPSPKTGEIVVVDWDGYTIGYYGRIFEARNKTKGGSFVGEDKEFYKFRLGTREVIPAFEEAVSSMALGGIRRIIVPPELGYPDNDFNKQGPRPTTFSGQRALDFVLRNQGLIDKTLLFDIELLKIVSN; the protein is encoded by the exons ATGGCGTCAGCTTCCGCCGTCGGATCTCTTTCCAATAATCTTCCGGCGAACTCCGCCACCGTGAGCGTGCTTCTACCGCCTCTAACGAAAATCCCATCATCTTCATGCGTGCCCATCGTTTGTCGAAGCTTAGCGAACCCATTAAGCTCTTCAG AGGGAAATGTAAACTCGGAGCACTGGACTGTAATTGATCGGAGGCAGGTTGTTTTGTCCTCAGTAGGATTCTTGGCAGCGGCTGTTTGCCAATATCAGATGATTGAAGATTCTGCCTTTGCATCTGAATATGCCGACA TGCCAGCATTGCGGGGCAAGGATTATGGCAAGACAAAGATGCGGTATCCAGATTACACCGAAACAAACTCAGGTCTTCAGTATAAG GACTTGCGATTAGGAAGTGGGCCCAGTCCAAAGACAGGAGAAATAGTAGTG GTGGATTGGGACGGTTACACTATTGGTTATTATGGCCGGATATTTGAGGCTCGCAACAAGACAAAGGGTGGCTCCTTTGTG GGTGAAGATAAAGAATTCTACAAATTCAGATTAGGAACTCGAGAG GTCATCCCTGCATTTGAGGAAGCCGTATCGAGCATGGCTCTTGGTGGTATCAGAAG GATTATAGTTCCCCCAGAACTAGGATATCCCGATAACGACTTCAACAAGCAAGGTCCACGGCCAACAACGTTTTCG GGTCAAAGAGCTCTGGATTTTGTGTTGAGGAATCAAGGATTGATAGATAAGACTCTCTTGTTTGATATCGAGCTCCTAAAAATTGTATCAAATTGA
- the LOC140975426 gene encoding peptidyl-prolyl cis-trans isomerase FKBP19, chloroplastic isoform X1, with amino-acid sequence MASASAVGSLSNNLPANSATVSVLLPPLTKIPSSSCVPIVCRSLANPLSSSEGNVNSEHWTVIDRRQVVLSSVGFLAAAVCQYQMIEDSAFASEYADSSLFEHTVPALRGKDYGKTKMRYPDYTETNSGLQYKDLRLGSGPSPKTGEIVVVDWDGYTIGYYGRIFEARNKTKGGSFVGEDKEFYKFRLGTREVIPAFEEAVSSMALGGIRRIIVPPELGYPDNDFNKQGPRPTTFSGQRALDFVLRNQGLIDKTLLFDIELLKIVSN; translated from the exons ATGGCGTCAGCTTCCGCCGTCGGATCTCTTTCCAATAATCTTCCGGCGAACTCCGCCACCGTGAGCGTGCTTCTACCGCCTCTAACGAAAATCCCATCATCTTCATGCGTGCCCATCGTTTGTCGAAGCTTAGCGAACCCATTAAGCTCTTCAG AGGGAAATGTAAACTCGGAGCACTGGACTGTAATTGATCGGAGGCAGGTTGTTTTGTCCTCAGTAGGATTCTTGGCAGCGGCTGTTTGCCAATATCAGATGATTGAAGATTCTGCCTTTGCATCTGAATATGCCGACA GCTCACTGTTTGAGCATACAGTGCCAGCATTGCGGGGCAAGGATTATGGCAAGACAAAGATGCGGTATCCAGATTACACCGAAACAAACTCAGGTCTTCAGTATAAG GACTTGCGATTAGGAAGTGGGCCCAGTCCAAAGACAGGAGAAATAGTAGTG GTGGATTGGGACGGTTACACTATTGGTTATTATGGCCGGATATTTGAGGCTCGCAACAAGACAAAGGGTGGCTCCTTTGTG GGTGAAGATAAAGAATTCTACAAATTCAGATTAGGAACTCGAGAG GTCATCCCTGCATTTGAGGAAGCCGTATCGAGCATGGCTCTTGGTGGTATCAGAAG GATTATAGTTCCCCCAGAACTAGGATATCCCGATAACGACTTCAACAAGCAAGGTCCACGGCCAACAACGTTTTCG GGTCAAAGAGCTCTGGATTTTGTGTTGAGGAATCAAGGATTGATAGATAAGACTCTCTTGTTTGATATCGAGCTCCTAAAAATTGTATCAAATTGA